Proteins encoded by one window of Patescibacteria group bacterium:
- the mnmA gene encoding tRNA 2-thiouridine(34) synthase MnmA has protein sequence MKKTKVVVALSGGVDSAVAAAVLQQQGFDVSAIFLRSWFDRTIDPGSDNRCCSLEASTVARQVADRLNIPFRVLNNHVPFRKIVVEYFLQQLAAGVTPNPCIVCNKIIRFDHLWKVAQSQGADFLATGHYARLKRTPKGVEMWRGLDASKDQSYMLSALSQTQLRRTLFPLGAMTKSRVRAIAAKLNLKSADRPDSQDLCFVPKNKYAEFVGKYLKLKTGDVVTTDGTVIGQHHGLPLYTIGQRDGLGIGGGMPYYVLTKDAKRNRLIVVDRLHLKQLNAKSFQLLKPSFIAGTASKLPYKCSVQTRYHTRPINGTLRRVGGAFEIHLNKSQRAVTPGQAAVLYRGDKLVGGGIIGPVGESR, from the coding sequence ATGAAGAAGACAAAAGTAGTTGTAGCATTATCGGGCGGAGTTGATTCAGCCGTGGCCGCGGCGGTGCTTCAGCAACAAGGCTTCGATGTGTCAGCGATATTTCTGCGCAGCTGGTTTGATCGGACAATTGATCCCGGTTCTGACAATCGTTGTTGTTCGCTGGAGGCCAGCACGGTGGCACGGCAAGTAGCCGATCGGTTAAACATTCCATTCCGGGTGTTGAATAATCACGTACCGTTCCGGAAGATTGTGGTGGAATATTTTTTACAGCAATTGGCTGCCGGTGTGACACCGAATCCGTGCATAGTGTGCAACAAAATTATTCGATTTGATCATCTTTGGAAAGTGGCCCAAAGCCAAGGGGCGGATTTTCTAGCCACGGGACATTACGCTCGATTAAAACGCACACCAAAAGGTGTTGAAATGTGGCGCGGCCTTGATGCTTCAAAAGATCAGTCGTATATGCTGAGTGCTCTGTCGCAAACCCAGCTGCGGCGAACTTTGTTTCCATTGGGAGCCATGACCAAGTCGCGCGTCCGAGCGATCGCGGCCAAGTTAAATTTAAAGTCAGCCGATCGTCCCGACAGCCAGGATTTATGTTTTGTTCCCAAAAACAAGTACGCCGAATTTGTCGGTAAATATTTAAAGCTGAAAACCGGTGATGTGGTGACAACCGACGGAACCGTAATCGGCCAGCACCATGGTTTACCGCTGTACACTATTGGCCAGCGCGATGGCTTGGGGATTGGCGGCGGTATGCCGTATTATGTATTGACGAAAGACGCCAAACGAAACCGCTTGATCGTGGTTGATCGTTTACACCTAAAGCAGCTGAATGCGAAATCATTTCAATTGTTAAAACCAAGCTTCATTGCGGGCACCGCGTCTAAGTTACCGTATAAATGTTCGGTTCAAACCCGTTATCACACCCGGCCGATAAATGGCACTTTAAGGCGTGTTGGAGGGGCATTCGAAATTCATTTAAACAAATCGCAACGCGCCGTTACGCCCGGCCAGGCGGCGGTGTTATATCGGGGAGACAAGCTGGTCGGCGGTGGAATCATCGGTCCGGTAGGCGAGTCACGTTGA
- a CDS encoding alanine--tRNA ligase produces MNAQELRHKYLEFFKSKGHMVIPSAPLVPANDPTVLFTTAGMHPLVPFLMGEIHPAGKRLVSVQRCIRTGDIDDVGDDTHLTFFEMLGNWSLGDYFKKEAIEWSWEFLTNSTWLGLNADRILVTVFAGDEDAPRDDESAQVWQSLGMPEERIYYYGKEDNWWGPAGQTGPCGPDTEMFFDTGKDCSKGKGNACEPNCGCGRFVEIWNNVFMQYHKTADGKFEPLKQTNVDTGMGVERTLAVVNGQDSVYQTELLVQFMNIVRQNSVDADESSIRVIVDHVKAAVFLIADGVVPSNKERGYVLRRLIRKSVRLAQAIRLQPGTLDELQQEIMNMYNDAYPELFTDPDHIIQVLDTEVEKFAKTLGKGLKIFKKELESIGLLDIIMQDIINVDMVKDQFSGQVAFDLYQTYGFPKELILEELKGIPINEAEWQQAESAHKDLSRKGAEQKFAGGLADHSDRVVRMHTATHLLHQALNDVLGDHVQQKGSNITDERLRFDFTHPQKVTPEELKQVEQIVNEKIQAAIPVEKRIISLAEARAMGATGLFGEKYGETVSVYLIGDYSKEFCGGPHVTNTKDIGQFKIQKEEASSAGIRRIKATVE; encoded by the coding sequence ATGAACGCCCAAGAACTACGCCATAAATACCTAGAGTTTTTTAAGTCAAAAGGTCACATGGTAATACCGTCGGCACCGCTGGTGCCGGCCAATGACCCGACGGTTTTGTTTACCACTGCCGGCATGCATCCGCTGGTGCCGTTTTTGATGGGCGAGATCCATCCAGCCGGTAAGCGGCTGGTCAGCGTTCAGCGATGTATTCGTACCGGTGATATCGATGATGTGGGCGACGATACGCACCTGACGTTTTTTGAAATGCTGGGCAATTGGTCGCTGGGCGATTATTTCAAAAAAGAAGCGATCGAATGGAGCTGGGAATTTCTAACCAACTCAACCTGGCTGGGCTTAAATGCGGATAGAATATTGGTGACTGTTTTCGCGGGGGATGAAGACGCGCCGCGCGATGACGAGTCAGCCCAGGTCTGGCAATCTTTGGGAATGCCCGAGGAACGAATATATTATTATGGCAAAGAGGATAATTGGTGGGGTCCGGCCGGACAGACCGGTCCGTGCGGTCCCGATACCGAGATGTTTTTTGATACCGGAAAAGATTGCTCCAAAGGCAAAGGCAACGCCTGTGAGCCTAATTGCGGCTGCGGCCGATTTGTCGAGATCTGGAATAATGTGTTTATGCAATACCACAAAACCGCCGATGGCAAGTTTGAGCCGTTGAAACAGACTAACGTCGATACCGGCATGGGCGTAGAGCGCACTCTGGCGGTGGTCAACGGTCAGGACTCGGTATACCAAACCGAACTCTTGGTGCAGTTTATGAATATTGTCCGGCAGAACAGCGTTGACGCCGACGAATCTTCGATCCGCGTAATCGTTGATCACGTCAAAGCGGCCGTGTTTCTGATTGCCGATGGCGTGGTCCCGTCCAACAAGGAACGGGGCTATGTTCTACGCCGCTTGATTCGCAAGTCGGTGCGACTGGCTCAGGCGATCAGGCTCCAACCCGGCACGCTGGACGAGCTGCAGCAAGAAATTATGAATATGTACAATGACGCTTATCCGGAGCTATTCACCGATCCGGACCATATCATTCAAGTTTTGGACACGGAAGTGGAGAAGTTCGCCAAGACGCTGGGCAAGGGTTTGAAAATATTCAAAAAAGAATTAGAATCCATCGGACTATTGGATATTATAATGCAGGATATTATTAATGTTGATATGGTTAAAGATCAGTTCTCGGGTCAGGTTGCATTCGACCTGTATCAGACATATGGTTTTCCGAAGGAATTAATTTTGGAAGAGCTCAAAGGTATTCCCATCAACGAAGCCGAATGGCAGCAGGCCGAATCAGCCCACAAAGATTTATCACGTAAAGGGGCCGAGCAGAAATTCGCCGGCGGTCTGGCTGATCACAGCGATCGGGTCGTGCGCATGCACACTGCCACGCACTTGTTGCATCAGGCACTGAATGATGTGCTGGGTGACCATGTGCAGCAGAAAGGCAGCAACATTACCGATGAACGGCTCCGGTTTGATTTTACTCATCCACAGAAAGTCACGCCCGAAGAACTGAAACAAGTCGAGCAGATCGTGAATGAAAAAATCCAAGCCGCGATTCCGGTTGAAAAGCGCATTATCAGCTTAGCCGAAGCGCGGGCTATGGGCGCGACCGGATTGTTTGGCGAAAAATACGGTGAGACCGTGTCGGTGTATTTGATTGGCGATTATTCAAAAGAGTTTTGCGGCGGACCGCACGTTACCAATACCAAAGACATTGGCCAGTTTAAGATTCAAAAAGAAGAAGCTAGCTCGGCCGGGATTCGGCGAATAAAGGCAACGGTGGAGTAA
- a CDS encoding CHAP domain-containing protein: MKLWMVLPLVLIALVAGCSNTESPTEVVTNISPMDSLITPLPQADCGWWLGLGQAGRNNKIVVEALYSVDQQIWDQNDRLTPNNWAWYLEGSHNCHVPGDWNYCGRGNGMGGQCKWFVQELLRRASGGAVTLPGNNVYDYRPWFPYRNRNDGIYSAQPGEVMQWTGGPHHTAVVVTNFHDGRFEVIDSNVIGSERIAKHVISVTSGYWSGGDLKFYVINRCL; encoded by the coding sequence ATGAAACTCTGGATGGTCCTGCCACTGGTACTGATCGCGCTGGTGGCGGGGTGCAGCAACACCGAGAGTCCGACCGAGGTGGTGACGAACATCAGTCCGATGGATAGCTTGATTACGCCTTTGCCACAGGCGGACTGTGGCTGGTGGCTTGGGCTGGGTCAGGCTGGTCGCAACAACAAGATCGTGGTGGAGGCGTTGTACTCTGTCGACCAGCAGATCTGGGATCAGAATGATCGCCTCACCCCCAATAATTGGGCGTGGTATCTCGAGGGAAGCCACAACTGTCACGTCCCGGGTGATTGGAACTACTGCGGTCGTGGAAACGGAATGGGTGGACAGTGCAAGTGGTTTGTTCAGGAGCTTCTCCGGCGAGCATCCGGTGGTGCCGTTACTCTCCCGGGCAACAACGTCTACGATTATCGTCCCTGGTTTCCGTACCGAAACAGAAACGACGGTATCTACAGCGCTCAGCCCGGAGAAGTCATGCAGTGGACTGGCGGCCCACACCACACGGCGGTTGTCGTTACGAACTTCCACGATGGAAGGTTTGAGGTGATTGATTCCAATGTGATCGGCAGCGAGCGAATCGCCAAGCACGTGATTTCCGTGACATCGGGTTACTGGAGTGGCGGCGATCTCAAGTTCTACGTGATCAATCGCTGTCTCTAG